In a single window of the Spirochaetaceae bacterium genome:
- the fliQ gene encoding flagellar biosynthesis protein FliQ, translating to MAAAMTLGTVVTLARDAVLQLLVLAAPLMVASVLVGLVVSIVQAATSIQEQTLSFVPKILAVIGVALLLGPWLGASMIDYTTRLFESIPAMGAMP from the coding sequence ATGGCGGCGGCGATGACGCTCGGCACGGTCGTGACCCTGGCGCGCGACGCCGTGCTGCAGCTCCTTGTCCTGGCGGCGCCGCTGATGGTGGCGAGCGTACTGGTGGGGCTCGTGGTGTCGATCGTGCAGGCTGCCACCTCGATCCAGGAGCAAACGCTGTCCTTCGTGCCGAAGATCCTTGCGGTCATCGGGGTCGCCCTGCTGTTGGGCCCCTGGCTGGGAGCGTCGATGATCGATTACACCACCCGGTTGTTCGAGAGCATCCCGGCCATGGGGGCGATGCCGTAA
- a CDS encoding EscU/YscU/HrcU family type III secretion system export apparatus switch protein → MSGAFRSALDGGGRAGAEDRLRASAVRAGAPRDSAEPVRSPEVSAAVILLAGIGAAALTGPAIAAAGGELLRLCFGRVAAADDAAALAGLLPAALGHAGRLAAPLLAAAIAGAVAGHLVQQGLPIRLRSVTPRWHRIAPSWGRVGRRLWSADTAIGLGRELLKVGAVAVVAALNIGAALRAIAAGSPTAEVAYGAALRLAVQAAVVLLLLAAADYLVRYFRARRRAHRSVAQEREERRLQEGDPMVRDRLRARTRALLARTAAEQVAAADVVCADAARTVVALRWDPDTMTAPVVVAKAAAESARRMREAAESSGVAVIERAALSGALFRRVALGDPIPRSYEPAVAAILAAHGTARRDRRPRGGGARPGGARWPQ, encoded by the coding sequence GTGAGCGGCGCTTTCCGGTCCGCTCTCGACGGCGGCGGGCGCGCCGGCGCCGAGGATCGGCTGCGCGCGTCCGCCGTGCGCGCCGGTGCACCACGTGACTCCGCCGAGCCGGTGCGCTCGCCGGAGGTGAGCGCGGCGGTGATCCTGCTGGCGGGGATTGGCGCGGCGGCGCTGACCGGCCCCGCCATCGCCGCCGCCGGTGGCGAATTGCTGCGCCTGTGTTTCGGTCGCGTGGCGGCCGCGGACGACGCCGCCGCGCTGGCCGGCCTGCTGCCGGCGGCGCTCGGACATGCGGGACGGCTGGCGGCGCCGCTACTGGCGGCAGCGATCGCGGGCGCCGTGGCCGGACACCTCGTCCAGCAAGGTTTGCCGATCAGGTTGCGGAGTGTGACGCCGCGCTGGCACCGCATCGCCCCGAGTTGGGGACGCGTCGGCCGCCGGCTGTGGTCGGCAGACACCGCGATCGGCCTCGGCCGGGAACTGCTCAAGGTGGGCGCGGTGGCGGTAGTCGCGGCGCTCAACATCGGCGCCGCGCTGCGCGCGATCGCGGCCGGCTCGCCCACGGCCGAGGTGGCGTACGGCGCGGCGCTGCGCCTGGCAGTGCAGGCGGCGGTTGTCCTGTTGCTGCTGGCGGCGGCCGACTACCTGGTGCGCTATTTCCGCGCCCGCCGGCGGGCGCACCGTTCGGTGGCACAGGAGCGCGAGGAACGGCGCCTGCAGGAGGGCGACCCGATGGTGCGCGACCGGTTGCGCGCCCGCACGCGCGCACTGCTCGCGCGCACGGCCGCCGAGCAGGTTGCGGCCGCGGACGTGGTGTGCGCTGACGCGGCGCGTACCGTGGTGGCGTTGCGGTGGGATCCCGACACCATGACCGCGCCGGTGGTGGTCGCCAAGGCGGCGGCCGAGAGCGCACGGCGGATGCGGGAGGCGGCCGAGTCGAGCGGCGTGGCCGTGATCGAACGCGCGGCGTTGTCCGGCGCCCTGTTTCGCCGCGTTGCGCTCGGCGACCCGATCCCGCGATCGTACGAGCCGGCGGTGGCCGCGATTCTGGCGGCGCACGGCACGGCGCGCCGCGACCGCCGCCCGCGCGGCGGCGGCGCGCGTCCCGGAGGCGCTCGGTGGCCGCAATGA
- the fliP gene encoding flagellar type III secretion system pore protein FliP (The bacterial flagellar biogenesis protein FliP forms a type III secretion system (T3SS)-type pore required for flagellar assembly.) produces the protein MRQRSIVRRRAAAAAALCAALLAAPVAAQTPAPDAAAAAAAGTGAAVAPAVSGVPFLDLSLRDAYTNQELALSLQLLLLLAVLSLAPSIVILTTSFLRLAIVLQFVKRALSLTDMPPNQVLMGVALFLTAFIMWPTFEAINRDALQPFSRGDLQGQELLQRAEAPVREFMFRQLGNDADNIRLFMRMRDLPKPNTRADVPTYILIPAFILHELTVAFKIGVLIFIPFVIIDMVVATTLISMGIIVLPPVLISLPFKLVLFVLVDGWDLLVMQLIESFR, from the coding sequence GTGCGGCAACGTAGCATCGTGCGCCGCCGCGCCGCTGCCGCCGCGGCGTTGTGCGCGGCGTTGCTGGCCGCCCCGGTGGCGGCGCAGACGCCCGCGCCCGACGCAGCGGCCGCCGCGGCCGCGGGCACCGGAGCCGCCGTGGCGCCGGCCGTCAGCGGCGTGCCGTTCCTGGACCTCAGCCTGCGCGACGCGTACACCAACCAGGAGCTGGCGCTGTCGCTGCAGTTGCTGCTGCTGCTCGCGGTGCTGTCGCTGGCGCCGTCGATCGTGATCCTGACTACCTCGTTCCTGCGCCTTGCCATCGTGCTGCAGTTCGTCAAGCGCGCGCTGTCGCTCACCGACATGCCGCCCAACCAGGTGTTGATGGGCGTGGCCCTGTTTCTCACCGCGTTCATCATGTGGCCGACCTTCGAGGCGATCAACCGCGACGCCCTGCAGCCGTTCTCGCGCGGCGATCTGCAGGGTCAGGAGCTGTTGCAACGCGCCGAGGCCCCGGTACGCGAGTTCATGTTCCGCCAGCTCGGCAACGACGCCGACAACATCCGCCTGTTCATGCGCATGCGCGATCTGCCCAAGCCGAACACGCGCGCCGACGTGCCCACCTACATCCTGATCCCGGCGTTCATTCTGCATGAGCTCACGGTGGCATTCAAAATCGGCGTTCTCATATTCATTCCGTTTGTGATCATCGACATGGTGGTGGCCACCACGCTGATCTCGATGGGGATCATCGTACTGCCCCCGGTGCTCATTTCGCTGCCGTTCAAGCTGGTGTTGTTCGTCCTGGTCGATGGCTGGGATCTGCTGGTCATGCAACTGATCGAGAGTTTCCGCTGA
- a CDS encoding flagellar biosynthetic protein FliR, whose product MRLPADDLGVALLVLARVIAMMQVAPLFSSPAIPQPGRLGLALFIAVVALPGVIAGGYPVPASGAQFALLLIGEALVGVLLGFLVLLGFTALQTAGAFISLPVGFGVVELLDPFTAGRSPLLGQLFHVLAVMAFLSVGGLHRLMLDGVAGSFHALRAADLVVSFEAGTGRGAGLLLHTVAGSLGRLFGTAMAIALPIFAALLLVSLALALLARVAPYMNLLMLGLPLSLGAGLVILLVALPLLLTAAAAALDDGFATLRRMLDGLAAPPPAGAGAVP is encoded by the coding sequence ATGCGGCTTCCCGCCGATGACCTGGGGGTCGCGCTGCTGGTGCTGGCGCGCGTGATCGCGATGATGCAGGTGGCGCCGCTGTTCTCGTCGCCGGCCATTCCGCAACCGGGCCGGCTGGGGCTGGCGCTGTTCATCGCCGTGGTAGCGCTGCCCGGAGTGATCGCCGGCGGCTACCCGGTACCCGCGTCCGGGGCGCAGTTCGCGTTGCTGCTGATCGGCGAGGCGCTTGTCGGTGTGCTGCTCGGCTTCCTGGTGCTCCTGGGGTTCACCGCCCTGCAGACCGCCGGCGCGTTCATCTCGCTGCCGGTCGGGTTCGGCGTGGTCGAGTTGCTCGATCCGTTCACGGCGGGCCGTTCCCCGTTGCTGGGCCAGTTGTTCCATGTGCTCGCCGTGATGGCGTTCCTGTCGGTGGGCGGACTGCACCGGCTGATGCTCGACGGCGTGGCGGGTTCGTTTCACGCCCTGCGCGCCGCCGACCTGGTGGTGAGCTTCGAGGCCGGCACGGGCCGCGGCGCCGGGCTGCTGCTGCACACCGTGGCGGGCAGCCTGGGGCGCCTGTTCGGCACCGCCATGGCGATCGCGCTGCCGATATTCGCGGCACTGCTGCTGGTGTCACTCGCCCTTGCCCTGCTCGCGCGCGTCGCGCCGTACATGAACCTGCTCATGCTGGGGCTGCCGCTGTCGCTGGGCGCCGGCCTGGTGATCCTCCTGGTCGCGCTGCCACTGCTGCTGACCGCCGCCGCGGCGGCGCTCGACGACGGCTTCGCCACGCTGCGCCGGATGCTGGACGGGCTGGCGGCCCCGCCGCCGGCCGGCGCGGGAGCGGTGCCGTGA
- a CDS encoding flagellar biosynthesis protein FlhF gives MRYFTVRGANSQEALAEMMRQYGPDACIQSHRTVRVGGVLGLFARPAVEITGYVDGTPPDAGAAPAADGAPRAAAGAAARAQQAPSLARLLGEVAALRERLDESLPPGSEVTVRRDDHPALAELRALLAANDFAAPMRGRLIDAVRSELPVSSLREHGAVHRFVVRRIAAELTIAPPLQQLPAPADGPRVCTLVGPTGVGKTTTIAKLAALHGFGNGAPAAPVRIVTIDNYRIGARAQIETYGDIMRIPVTTAETADELRKEIALGSDADVIFVDTVGRSPTDYARIAQMRSVLDAMGHGGTTQLVVSATTKAADLLQIVRQFEPFGYESVIVTKLDETGSVGNVISALADARKPVSYLCDGQVVPQDIAPASALQLLLNLDGFRLGRTWLEQEFGERARSNGAVVGAAGEP, from the coding sequence ATGCGCTACTTCACGGTACGCGGCGCCAACTCGCAGGAGGCGCTGGCGGAGATGATGCGGCAGTACGGCCCCGACGCCTGCATCCAGTCCCACCGCACGGTCCGCGTCGGCGGCGTGCTGGGGCTGTTTGCGCGTCCGGCCGTGGAGATTACCGGTTACGTCGACGGCACGCCGCCGGACGCCGGCGCGGCGCCGGCAGCGGACGGCGCGCCGCGCGCGGCCGCCGGCGCGGCGGCGCGGGCGCAGCAGGCACCCAGTCTGGCCCGGTTGCTCGGCGAGGTTGCCGCGTTGCGGGAGCGGTTGGACGAATCGCTTCCGCCCGGATCGGAAGTGACCGTGCGGCGTGACGATCACCCGGCCCTGGCCGAGTTGCGCGCGCTGCTCGCGGCCAACGACTTCGCGGCGCCGATGCGCGGCCGCCTGATCGACGCGGTGCGCTCCGAACTGCCGGTGTCCAGCCTTCGGGAGCACGGCGCGGTACACCGTTTCGTGGTGCGGCGCATTGCCGCGGAGCTGACGATTGCACCGCCGCTGCAGCAGCTTCCCGCCCCGGCCGACGGCCCGCGCGTGTGCACGCTGGTCGGTCCGACCGGGGTCGGCAAGACCACCACGATCGCCAAGCTGGCCGCGCTGCACGGCTTCGGCAACGGTGCGCCGGCGGCGCCGGTACGCATCGTGACCATCGACAACTACCGCATCGGGGCGCGAGCGCAGATCGAGACGTACGGCGACATCATGCGCATTCCGGTGACCACCGCCGAGACCGCGGATGAGCTGAGAAAGGAGATCGCCCTCGGCAGCGACGCCGACGTCATTTTCGTCGACACCGTGGGCCGCAGTCCCACCGACTACGCGCGCATCGCACAGATGCGGAGCGTGCTCGATGCGATGGGCCACGGCGGCACCACGCAGCTCGTGGTGAGCGCGACCACGAAGGCAGCCGACCTGCTGCAGATCGTGCGGCAGTTCGAGCCATTCGGTTACGAGAGCGTGATCGTGACCAAGCTCGACGAGACCGGTTCGGTCGGCAACGTGATCTCCGCCCTCGCCGACGCCCGCAAGCCGGTCTCCTACCTGTGCGATGGCCAGGTGGTGCCGCAGGACATCGCGCCGGCGTCGGCGTTGCAACTGCTGCTGAACCTGGATGGCTTCCGGCTCGGCCGCACGTGGCTGGAGCAGGAGTTCGGGGAGCGCGCGCGGTCGAACGGCGCCGTTGTCGGGGCTGCCGGTGAACCGTGA
- the whiG gene encoding RNA polymerase sigma factor WhiG has protein sequence MSPETRERSLAEPLSQATEEQLWTSYRSGKDQAIRDYFVRQYAPLVKYVAGKVAVRMPGSVEFDDLVGYGVFGLFDAIDKFDPSKHVKFKTYAVTRIRGAIFDELRSNDWVPRSVRQKAREVEDTVRELEATLGRSAADAEIAREMKLTLKEFQDLLLKISSTAVMSLNDLRYNSEDSDRISIAESVESPSSLNPDSIAERDEIKRVMLEALQELPAKEQRVLALYYYEDLTLREIGEVLQVTESRVSQLHTKAIIRLRAKLTNLKRGIS, from the coding sequence ATGTCGCCTGAGACCCGCGAACGGAGCTTGGCGGAGCCGCTGAGCCAGGCCACCGAAGAGCAGCTTTGGACCAGCTATCGAAGCGGCAAGGACCAGGCTATCCGCGACTACTTCGTACGCCAGTACGCGCCTTTGGTGAAGTATGTTGCCGGCAAGGTGGCGGTTCGCATGCCCGGCAGCGTGGAATTCGACGACCTGGTCGGGTATGGGGTATTCGGGTTGTTCGACGCCATCGACAAGTTCGACCCTTCCAAGCACGTCAAGTTCAAGACCTACGCCGTGACCCGTATTCGCGGCGCGATCTTCGACGAGTTGCGCAGCAACGACTGGGTACCGAGATCGGTACGCCAAAAGGCGCGTGAAGTGGAAGATACGGTACGCGAATTGGAGGCGACGCTCGGCCGCTCGGCGGCCGACGCCGAAATCGCCCGCGAGATGAAACTGACCCTCAAGGAGTTCCAGGATCTGCTCCTGAAGATCAGCAGCACCGCGGTCATGTCATTGAACGATCTGCGCTACAACAGCGAAGACAGCGACCGTATCTCGATCGCGGAGAGTGTCGAGTCGCCGTCCAGTTTGAACCCGGACTCGATTGCCGAACGGGACGAGATCAAGCGCGTGATGTTGGAGGCTCTGCAGGAGCTGCCGGCAAAGGAACAGCGCGTGTTGGCGCTCTATTACTACGAGGACTTGACGTTGCGCGAGATCGGCGAAGTGCTGCAGGTCACCGAGTCGCGCGTGTCCCAGCTTCACACCAAGGCGATAATCCGGCTGCGCGCCAAACTGACCAACCTGAAGCGCGGAATCAGCTGA
- a CDS encoding flagellar biosynthetic protein FliO, translating into MCPLSAQQPQPQPQASVAGAPPVDATPLPEAGRDPGAAGGVVSTGDFIRMVVVLAAVLGAIYLLFRLIRRGAAGRHGNSELIAVLGSRSLGGNRSLHLVRAAGGYYLVGAGDQAVNLVAEITDPERLDLLAEHPAGQGASARSRFADLLAEAGIGTPSATRTADSGHTAFLRRQRDRVRHQRDRVRRLGRAPAVEEKVRAAT; encoded by the coding sequence GTGTGTCCGTTATCCGCGCAGCAGCCGCAACCGCAGCCACAGGCGTCGGTTGCCGGCGCGCCGCCGGTCGACGCGACTCCGCTGCCCGAGGCCGGCCGTGACCCCGGCGCCGCCGGCGGCGTGGTTTCCACCGGCGACTTCATCCGCATGGTGGTGGTGCTTGCCGCGGTGCTCGGCGCGATCTACCTGCTGTTCCGGCTCATCCGGCGCGGCGCCGCGGGCCGGCATGGCAACAGCGAGTTGATCGCCGTGCTCGGCTCGCGTTCGCTCGGCGGCAACCGCAGCCTGCACCTGGTGCGTGCCGCCGGCGGTTACTACCTGGTGGGAGCCGGCGACCAGGCGGTCAACCTGGTGGCCGAGATCACCGATCCCGAGCGCCTCGATCTGCTCGCGGAGCACCCCGCCGGGCAGGGCGCTTCCGCCCGCAGCCGGTTTGCCGACCTGCTCGCCGAGGCCGGCATCGGCACCCCCTCCGCTACGCGCACCGCGGATTCCGGCCACACCGCGTTCCTGCGCCGCCAGCGGGACCGGGTGCGCCACCAACGGGATCGGGTGCGCCGCTTGGGCCGCGCCCCGGCGGTCGAGGAAAAGGTCCGTGCGGCAACGTAG
- a CDS encoding flagellar biosynthesis protein FlhA has translation MSKVDKPSGAWLQRGDALVAVFVCVAVLMLLIPLPAVLLDLGMALNIGVSLLVILVVLSGRNAAEFSSFPTLLLLATVFGLALNVSSTRLILSQGAAFDGRIVRAFGSFVVGSSGAAGVVIGLIIFIIIIAVQVVVITRGSTRVAEVAARFTLDALPGRQMAIDAEYHSGRLTEAQARHRQQELQRQADFYGAMDGASKFVAGNVRVALFITAVNLAGGFIIGVSVHGEDLVSAAQHYVALTIGDGLVTQLPALLISTATGIIVTRAASDQPFGIDAALQLARYDRPFYITAGFLALLGLLPGFPPWLLLPLAGVVAGLGRAVGRRQPATETAPPASDARAAAAPDRAGGAAPALPPALSLELGYGLLAATEGSAGAELLRGARGVRDRAARDWGLQVPALHVSDNLQLPPTAYRFKIRGVEAGGGRCRPGAGRTDTVDALVGQLRAVIVRHAAELLGRDQVRAMVDELRESCPTVVEEATAALTVGEIRAVLQGLLRERVSIRDLVTILETLADEAGRQRDADYLVRRVRRSLGRQISAQHSDAEGVLHVVTLAPELERELLAAAAAQDLRPGAAAESDPRWIEELAATLGQRAQQDCRPAVLASEEVRPLVKRCAERRIPDLVCLATSEVAAARSVRRLAEVSGLAAAGREEER, from the coding sequence ATGAGCAAGGTGGACAAGCCTTCCGGCGCCTGGCTGCAGCGCGGCGACGCGCTGGTGGCGGTGTTCGTGTGCGTGGCGGTGCTGATGCTGCTGATTCCGCTGCCGGCGGTTCTGCTCGACCTCGGCATGGCGCTCAACATCGGCGTCAGCCTGCTGGTGATCCTGGTCGTGCTCAGTGGGCGCAATGCAGCCGAGTTCAGCAGCTTCCCGACGCTGCTGCTGTTGGCCACGGTGTTCGGGCTGGCGCTCAATGTCTCCTCGACGCGGCTGATCCTGTCGCAGGGGGCCGCCTTCGACGGCCGCATCGTGCGCGCGTTCGGCAGCTTCGTGGTCGGATCTTCCGGCGCCGCGGGGGTGGTGATCGGCCTGATCATCTTCATCATCATCATCGCCGTGCAGGTGGTGGTGATCACCAGGGGATCGACCCGGGTGGCGGAGGTGGCCGCGCGCTTCACGCTCGACGCGCTGCCCGGCCGGCAGATGGCGATCGATGCGGAGTACCACTCCGGGCGGCTCACCGAGGCGCAGGCGCGGCACCGGCAGCAGGAGCTGCAGCGCCAGGCGGACTTCTACGGCGCCATGGACGGCGCTTCCAAGTTCGTGGCCGGCAACGTGCGGGTGGCACTGTTCATCACCGCGGTCAATCTCGCCGGCGGGTTCATCATCGGCGTCAGCGTGCACGGCGAGGACCTGGTATCCGCCGCGCAGCACTACGTCGCGCTGACCATCGGCGACGGGCTGGTTACCCAACTGCCGGCGCTGCTCATCTCCACCGCCACCGGCATCATCGTCACCCGCGCCGCCTCGGACCAGCCGTTCGGGATCGACGCCGCGCTGCAGCTCGCCCGCTACGACCGTCCGTTCTACATCACCGCCGGCTTTCTCGCCCTGCTCGGCCTGCTGCCCGGGTTCCCGCCCTGGTTGTTGCTGCCGCTGGCGGGCGTGGTGGCGGGGCTGGGCCGCGCGGTCGGGCGGCGTCAGCCGGCTACCGAGACGGCGCCACCGGCATCCGACGCGCGGGCAGCAGCGGCGCCGGACCGTGCGGGCGGGGCCGCGCCGGCGCTGCCGCCGGCGTTGTCGCTGGAGTTGGGGTACGGTCTGCTGGCGGCTACCGAGGGGAGTGCGGGCGCCGAGCTGCTGCGCGGCGCTCGCGGCGTACGCGACCGGGCGGCGCGTGACTGGGGGCTGCAGGTGCCGGCGCTGCACGTCAGCGACAACCTCCAGCTTCCGCCCACCGCGTACCGGTTCAAGATTCGCGGTGTCGAAGCCGGCGGCGGACGTTGCCGTCCCGGTGCCGGGCGTACCGACACGGTGGATGCCCTGGTTGGCCAGTTGCGCGCCGTCATCGTGCGCCACGCGGCGGAACTGCTCGGCCGCGACCAGGTGCGGGCGATGGTCGACGAACTGCGCGAGAGCTGTCCGACGGTGGTGGAGGAGGCCACCGCGGCGCTGACGGTGGGCGAGATCCGCGCGGTGCTGCAGGGGCTGCTGCGCGAACGGGTGTCGATTCGCGACCTGGTAACCATACTGGAGACGCTCGCCGACGAGGCCGGCCGGCAGCGCGACGCAGACTACCTGGTGCGCCGGGTGCGGCGCTCGCTGGGCCGCCAGATCAGCGCGCAGCACAGCGACGCCGAGGGTGTGCTGCACGTGGTCACGCTGGCGCCGGAACTGGAGCGGGAACTACTGGCCGCGGCGGCGGCGCAGGACCTTCGGCCGGGCGCCGCGGCGGAGTCCGACCCTCGCTGGATCGAGGAGTTGGCCGCCACCCTCGGACAGCGTGCGCAGCAGGACTGCCGGCCGGCGGTGTTGGCTTCCGAGGAAGTGCGGCCGCTGGTGAAGCGCTGTGCCGAGCGCCGCATACCCGACCTGGTGTGCCTGGCGACCAGCGAGGTGGCGGCCGCCCGCTCGGTGCGCCGCCTCGCGGAGGTGTCGGGACTCGCCGCCGCCGGCCGGGAAGAGGAGCGCTGA